In a genomic window of Streptomyces noursei ATCC 11455:
- a CDS encoding glycosyltransferase family 2 protein — MPRRIIVVTAVHAPSARFLPDAYASLCRQELPRGWEWRWVVQEDGKSDAVAPHVPDDPRVTFRQGRPGGPGVARTIALSRADGDYVKVLDADDQLTPGTLARDLAALEGDRDLGWATSRVLDLLPDGSTVGFEGDPEAGPIERGAVLDFWTAHDFRAQVHPASLCVRRDLLLALGGWMALPASEDTGLLLALNATSRGWFSSEVGLLYRKWPGQVTSQASHVEAAERAARMAVVAARARELARFPWRYPAGD; from the coding sequence CGTCCATGCCCCGTCCGCGCGGTTCCTGCCGGACGCCTACGCCTCGCTGTGCCGGCAGGAGTTGCCCCGGGGGTGGGAGTGGCGCTGGGTCGTCCAGGAGGACGGCAAGAGCGATGCGGTCGCTCCGCACGTGCCGGACGATCCGCGGGTGACGTTCCGGCAGGGGCGGCCCGGGGGGCCGGGGGTGGCGCGCACCATCGCCCTCTCCCGGGCGGACGGCGACTACGTCAAAGTCCTGGACGCCGACGACCAGTTGACGCCCGGCACGCTCGCCCGTGACCTGGCCGCCCTGGAGGGCGACCGCGACCTCGGCTGGGCGACCTCGCGCGTCCTGGATCTGTTGCCGGACGGCTCCACCGTCGGTTTCGAGGGGGATCCGGAGGCCGGGCCGATCGAGCGCGGCGCCGTCCTCGACTTCTGGACGGCGCATGATTTCCGCGCGCAGGTCCACCCGGCGTCCCTGTGTGTCCGCCGCGATCTGCTGCTCGCCCTGGGCGGTTGGATGGCCCTCCCGGCCTCCGAGGACACCGGGCTGCTGCTGGCGCTGAACGCCACCAGTCGCGGCTGGTTCTCCTCGGAGGTGGGGCTCCTCTACCGGAAGTGGCCCGGGCAGGTGACCAGTCAGGCGTCGCACGTCGAGGCGGCCGAGCGGGCGGCCCGGATGGCCGTCGTGGCGGCCCGGGCCCGTGAACTGGCCCGTTTCCCGTGGCGGTACCCGGCCGGCGACTGA
- a CDS encoding amidohydrolase family protein, with protein sequence MTSGNGDNGGTAELPKVISVDDHVIEPAHLFETWLPRKYRDRGPKPLTAGIGELAYVGGKYRFTTDPEGQITDWWEYEGQLFPYKRIIAAVGFSRDEMTLDGITRDQMRRGCWDPKARLADMDVNHVEASLCFPTFPRFCGQTFAEAEDKEVGLACVRAYNDWMVEEWCGDSGGRLIPLCLIPLWDIDLAVAEIKRNAARGVRAVTFSEIPTYLGLPSIHSGYWDPFFAACEETGTVVNMHIGSSSQMPAASPDAPPAVQASLSFNNAMASMMDFLFSGVLVKFPRLKLAYSEGQMGWIPYALERADDVWEEHRAWGGVKDLIPEPPSVYYYRQVFCCFFRDKHGIEAIETVGVDNATFETDYPHVDSTWPHTRDVAADHVGHLPKDVAYKLLRGNAIRMLDLPFDRERAAARP encoded by the coding sequence GTGGCTCCCGCGGAAGTACCGGGACCGCGGCCCGAAACCCCTCACCGCCGGCATCGGTGAGCTGGCGTACGTCGGCGGCAAGTACCGCTTCACCACGGACCCGGAGGGCCAGATCACCGACTGGTGGGAGTACGAGGGGCAGCTGTTCCCGTACAAGCGCATCATCGCGGCCGTGGGCTTCTCCCGCGACGAGATGACGCTCGACGGCATCACGCGCGACCAGATGCGGCGCGGCTGCTGGGACCCCAAGGCCCGGCTGGCGGACATGGACGTCAACCACGTCGAGGCGTCGCTCTGCTTCCCGACCTTCCCGCGGTTCTGCGGCCAGACCTTCGCCGAGGCGGAGGACAAGGAGGTCGGGCTGGCCTGCGTCCGCGCCTACAACGACTGGATGGTGGAGGAGTGGTGCGGCGACAGCGGCGGCCGGCTGATCCCGCTGTGCCTGATCCCCCTGTGGGACATCGACCTCGCCGTCGCCGAGATCAAGCGCAACGCCGCGCGCGGCGTCCGGGCGGTCACCTTCAGCGAGATCCCCACCTACCTGGGTCTGCCGTCCATCCACTCCGGCTACTGGGACCCGTTCTTCGCGGCCTGCGAGGAGACCGGGACGGTGGTGAACATGCACATCGGGTCGTCGTCGCAGATGCCGGCGGCCTCCCCGGACGCGCCGCCGGCCGTGCAGGCGTCGCTGAGCTTCAACAACGCGATGGCCTCGATGATGGACTTCCTGTTCAGCGGTGTGCTGGTGAAGTTCCCCCGGCTGAAACTCGCCTACAGCGAGGGCCAGATGGGCTGGATCCCGTACGCCCTGGAACGGGCCGACGACGTCTGGGAGGAGCACCGGGCGTGGGGCGGGGTGAAGGACCTGATCCCGGAGCCGCCCTCGGTGTACTACTACCGGCAGGTCTTCTGCTGCTTCTTCCGTGACAAGCACGGCATCGAGGCGATCGAAACGGTCGGGGTCGACAACGCGACCTTCGAGACCGACTACCCGCACGTCGACTCCACCTGGCCGCACACCAGGGACGTCGCCGCCGACCACGTGGGCCACCTCCCGAAGGACGTGGCCTACAAGCTGCTCCGCGGCAACGCGATCCGCATGCTGGACCTGCCGTTCGACCGCGAGCGGGCGGCCGCCCGACCGTGA